A single genomic interval of Helianthus annuus cultivar XRQ/B chromosome 6, HanXRQr2.0-SUNRISE, whole genome shotgun sequence harbors:
- the LOC110865621 gene encoding uncharacterized protein LOC110865621 gives MANAWKKYKSNKLTTPKLLFLLTSTSLILLTFFYLSTPTTPPTPFFNPTSPIHPFNCTNTPQPHPIIANQVEGLKHPFIYSLSDFGSLPDKPHKNIVRMLKGKLFRRPDISVTVQDLLDKMRAEGRTGAFIDVGANVGMATFAAAVMGFRVYAFEPVLENLQSVCNGIYFNRVGDLVRLFEAATSDRLGNITFHKLVGRLDNSAVSATGAKLAFKSNEEVELQVRSVPLDLVIPETEHILLLKIDVQGWEHHVLKGAKKLLSRKKGEAPYLIYEEDERLL, from the exons ATGGCAAACGCTTGGAAGAAATACAAATCCAACAAACTCACCACCCCCAAACTCCTCTTCCTCTTAACCTCCACCTCCCTCATCCTCCTCACCTTCTTCTACCTCTCCACCCCCACCACCCCACCCACCCCCTTCTTCAACCCCACCTCACCCATCCACCCCTTCAACTGCACCAACACCCCTCAACCCCACCCCATCATAGCCAACCAAGTTGAAGGCCTCAAACACCCATTCATCTACTCCCTTTCCGATTTCGGGTCCCTACCCGATAAACCCCACAAGAACATTGTCCGGATGCTCAAAGGGAAATTGTTTAGAAGACCCGATATTTCGGTTACCGTCCAGGACTTGCTGGACAAGATGAGGGCTGAAGGGAGGACCGGGGCTTTCATCGATGTGGGAGCGAATGTGGGTATGGCCACATTCGCTGCTGCGGTGATGGGCTTTCGGGTTTATGCTTTTGAACCGGTGTTGGAGAATTTGCAGAGTGTTTGTAATGGGATTTATTTTAATCGGGTTGGGGATTTGGTCAGGCTTTTCGAAGCTGCTACTTCTGATCGGCTTGGGAATATCACATTTCATAAG TTGGTTGGACGGCTAGACAACAGTGCGGTTTCAGCGACTGGTGCGAAGCTGGCTTTTAAATCAAACGAAGAAGTTGAACTTCAAGTAAGATCGGTTCCGCTTGATCTAGTGATCCCCGAGACAGAACACATTCTGCTTTTGAAAATCGATGTGCAGGGTTGGGAGCATCATGTGTTAAAAGGGGCGAAAAAGTTGCTGTCGAGAAAGAAAGGTGAAGCTCCGTACTTGATCTATGAGGAAGATGAAAGACTCCTGTAA
- the LOC110865622 gene encoding 2-oxoglutarate dehydrogenase, mitochondrial has product MAWIRAGSCLRKLAIRKTLQQGRSYAARTGHSVFPLQNQRFHSSVFKSGPESGPVPRSVPLSRLSDSFLDGTSSVYLEELQRAWETDPNSVDESWDNFFRNFVGPAASSPGLSGQTIQESMKLLLLVRAYQFHGHMKAKLDPLGIEQRLIPEDLDPGFYGFGESDLDREFFLGVWRMSGFLSENRPVQTLRAITTRLEQAYCGSIGYEYMHIANRDRCNWLRDKIETPSPTPYSSERRQVILSRLIWSTQFENFLATKWTAAKRFGLEGGETLIPGMKEMFDRSADLGVENIVIGMSHRGRLNVLGNVVRKPLRQIFSEFSGGTKPIDEAGLYTGTGDVKYHLGTSYDRPTRGGKHIHLSLVANPSHLEAVDPVVIGKTRAKQYYSNDVDRTKNMGILIHGDGSFAGQGVVYETLHLSGLPNYTTGGTIHIVVNNQVAFTTDPKSGRSSQYCTDVAKALDAPIFHVNGDDVEAVVHACELAAEWRQTFHSDVVVDITCYRRFGHNEIDEPFFTQPKMYKVIKSHPNALEIYQKQLLETGQVTKEDIDRIQNKVLSILNEEFVASKDYTTQKRDWLSNYWAGFKSPEQLSRIRNTGVQPEILKNVGKTITTLPENFNPHRAVKKIFADRLKMIETGEGVDWAVAEALAFATLLVEGNHVRLSGQDVERGTFSHRHSVIHDQETGERYCPLAHVMKNQHPEMFTVSNSSLSEFGVLGFELGYSMENPNSLVLWEAQFGDFSNGAQVMFDQFLSSGEAKWLRQTGLVVLLPHGYDGQGPEHSSARLERFLQMSDDNPVVIPEMDPTLRTQIQACNWQVVNVTTPSNYFHVLRRQLHREFRKPLIVMSPKNLLRHKECKSNLSEFDDEKGHPGYDKQGTKFKRLIKDYNRHSDLEEGIRRLVLCSGKVYYELDEQRKSVDGKDVAICRVEQLSPFPYDLIQRELKRYPNAEIVWCQEEPMNMGAFAYIAPRLATAMKAVDRGSIQDIKYVGRAPSAATATGFYGVHVKEHSEIVQKAMQPEPITTPALA; this is encoded by the exons ATGGCATGGATTCGAGCTGGATCTTGTCTCAGGAAGCTTGCAATTAGAAAAACTCTGCAACAGGGTAGATCATATGCAGCAAGAACAGGGCACTCTGTTTTTCCATTACAAAATCAGCGTTTTCATTCGTCGGTTTTCAAATCAGGGCCCGAATCCGGACCCGTTCCTCGATCGGTCCCACTTTCGCGGTTATCCGATAGTTTCTTGGATGGAACCAGTAGTGTGTACCTGGAAGAGCTTCAAAGAGCCTGGGAAACCGACCCGAATAGCGTCGATGAGTCGTGGGACAATTTCTTTAGGAACTTTGTCGGTCCAGCCGCTTCGTCCCCCGGGTTATCGGGTCAGACTATTCAAGAAAGTATGAAGCTGTTGTTGCTTGTGAGAGCTTACCAGTTTCACGGTCACATGAAAGCGAAACTGGACCCGTTGGGGATCGAGCAACGGTTGATTCCGGAGGATCTAGACCCCGGTTTTTACGGGTTCGGTGAGTCTGATCTCGACCGTGAGTTTTTCCTCGGTGTATGGAGGATGTCAGGGTTTTTATCCGAAAACCGACCCGTGCAGACCCTTAGAGCGATAACGACTAGACTTGAACAGGCTTATTGTGGCAGCATTGGTTATGAGTACATGCACATTGCGAACCGCGACCGATGTAACTGGTTGCGGGACAAAATCGAAACCCCGTCGCCAACGCCTTATAGTAGTGAGCGGCGTCAGGTTATACTCAGCCGGCTCATTTGGAGTACTCAGTTCGAGAACTTTTTGGCTACCAAGTGGACTGCTGCTAAGCGGTTTGGGCTCGAGGGTGGCGAGACATTAATCCCAGGAATGAAAGAGATGTTTGACCGGTCAGCGGATCTAGGCGTTGAAAACATCGTGATCGGGATGTCTCACAGAGGACGGTTAAACGTGTTAGGTAATGTTGTTAGGAAACCGCTACGTCAGATTTTCAGTGAGTTTAGTGGCGGGACGAAGCCCATTGATGAAGCCGGGCTTTATACTGGGACCGGTGATGTTAAGTATCACTTAGGAACATCATATGATCGGCCCACGAGAGGCGGAAAGCATATACATTTGTCGTTGGTTGCAAACCCGAGTCACTTGGAAGCCGTCGATCCTGTTGTTATCGGTAAAACTCGAGCGAAACAGTATTACTCGAACGATGTGGACCGAACGAAGAATATGGGTATTTTGATCCATGGTGATGGGAGCTTTGCAGGACAAGGTGTAGTGTATGAAACATTGCATCTAAGTGGTCTACCAAATTACACAACTGGTGGCACTATTCACATTGTGGTCAACAATCAGGTTGCTTTTACTACTGATCCAAAATCAGGAAGATCTTCACAGTATTGTACAGATGTTGCTAAAGCATTGGATGCTCCCATTTTCCACGTCAACGGTGATGATGTGGAAGCCGTTGTTCATGCTTGCGAGCTTGCAGCCGAGTGGCGCCAGACGTTCCATTCGGATGTTGTGGTTGACATCACTTGTTATCGTCGGTTTGGACATAATGAAATTGATGAACCCTTTTTCACCCAACCTAAAATGTACAAG GTTATCAAGAGCCATCCTAACGCCCTCGAAATTTACCAAAAGCAGCTTCTTGAAACGGGACAAGTTACGAAAGAAGATATTGACAGAATACAAAACAAAGTTTTATCGATCTTGAACGAAGAATTTGTGGCAAGCAAAGATTACACGACGCAGAAAAGGGATTGGCTTTCAAACTACTGGGCAGGATTTAAGTCCCCGGAACAGCTTTCACGTATTCGTAACACCGG GGTCCAACCAGAGATCTTGAAGAATGTCGGGAAGACGATCACAACACTTCCGGAAAACTTCAACCCTCACCGAGCAGTGAAAAAGATATTTGCGGACCGTTTAAAGATGATTGAAACCGGAGAGGGTGTTGACTGGGCCgttgcagaagcacttgctttCGCAACACTGTTGGTGGAGGGGAACCACGTGCGGTTAAGTGGTCAGGATGTGGAAAGAGGTACTTTCAGTCACAGGCATTCGGTTATCCACGATCAAGAAACCGGGGAGCGTTACTGTCCGTTGGCTCATGTGATGAAGAATCAGCATCCGGAAATGTTTACCGTTAGCAATAGTTCTCTTTCGGAGTTCGGTGTTCTAGGATTTGAATTGGGGTACTCAATGGAGAATCCAAACTCACTTGTGTTATGGGAAGCCCAGTTTGGTGATTTTTCGAACGGAGCCCAGGTGATGTTTGACCAGTTTTTGAGCAGTGGTGAGGCTAAGTGGCTGCGACAGACCGGGTTAGTCGTGTTGCTGCCGCATGGTTATGATGGTCAGGGCCCTGAACATTCTAGTGCACGCCTCGAACGGTTCCTTCAG ATGAGTGATGATAATCCTGTTGTTATACCTGAGATGGACCCGACACTTCGAACACAGATACAAGCATGCAACTGGCAGGTTGTAAATGTCACAACGCCCTCGAATTATTTCCATGTCTTGCGTAGGCAG CTGCATAGGGAATTCCGTAAACCGCTCATCGTGATGTCTCCTAAGAATTTGCTTCGCCACAAAGAGTGCAAGTCGAATCTATCAGAGTTCGACGATGAGAAAGGTCATCCGGGGTATGACAAACAAGGGACCAAGTTCAAACGTCTCATCAAGGATTATAACCGTCACTCTGATCTCGAAGAGGGCATTAGACGTTTAGTTCTTTGCTCAGGAAAG GTTTATTATGAACTTGACGAACAACGAAAGTCAGTCGATGGAAAAGATGTTGCGATTTGTCGGGTGGAACAACTTTCCCCGTTCCCATACGACCTGATCCAACGTGAACTAAAGCGTTACCCAA ACGCAGAGATCGTTTGGTGTCAAGAGGAGCCGATGAACATGGGGGCATTTGCATACATTGCTCCCCGCCTTGCTACAGCCATGAAAGCAGTGGACCGGGGTAGCATACAAGACATCAAATACGTGGGCCGTGCTCCATCAGCTGCGACAGCAACCGGGTTCTATGGAGTTCATGTCAAAGAACACTCTGAGATAGTCCAGAAAGCGATGCAGCCTGAGCCCATCACCACCCCCGCCCTTGCTTGA